The Acidimicrobiales bacterium genomic interval GGACGGCCGCGATCTTCGACCTCGACCGCACGCTCCTCAGGACCTCCAGCACGCCAGCGATCAATCTCGCCCTGTTCTCCAAGGGGCTGGTAGGACGCTCGTCGGTCCCGGGGCAGGCGCTGTTCATGCGGTTCTACGACGTGTTCGGCGAGACGCTCCCGTCTATGGCGATGGCCAGGGCCGCGGCGCTCGCCGCGCGGGGGTGGTCGGTCGCCGAGGTCGCCGAAGCCGCGGAGGAGGCTGCCGAGAACCTCGAGGGCATGGTGCTGCCGTACGTGCCCGGACTCATCGAGTCGCATCGTTCGGCCGGCCGGGTTCTCGTGCTCGCCACCACGACTCCCTTCCAGTTGATAGAGCCGTTCGCCAAGCGGTTGGGTTTCGACGCCATAGTGGCGACCCGCTACGAGTCGCGACCCGACTCCGATGGAGTCGCCCGCTTCACCGGCAACTTCGACGGCGGGTTCGTATGGGCCGGCGGCAAGCTCAGGGCGGTCAGGAGTTGGGCATCCGCCGAGGGCGTGGACCTGCGCGAGAGCTACGGCTACTCCGACAGCTTCTACGACCTGCCGTTGCTGCTGGCCGTAGGGCACCCGACGGCCGTCAACCCTGACTACCGGCTCCACGCGGCGGCGACCGTCGCCCGCTGGCCGGTGGTCCACCTGGACAGCCCTGCGGGCGTGCCGAAGATCCTGGGGGCGGAGCCGCTCGACGTCGTGCGTACCGCGTTGCAGCAGGTCGCCCTCCCGTTCGCACGCTTCGACATCGCCGGCACCGATCACATACCCGCCCGCGGTGGCGTGATCGTGGCCGCGAACCATCGCAGTTACTTCGACACCGCCGCGTATGCGATGGCCGTCTTCAAGGCTGGCCGCAATCCCAGGGGACTCGCCAAAAAGGAGTTGTTCGACGCTCCGATCATCGGCGAGCTCATGAAAGCGTCCGGCGCGATCTGCGTCGACCGGAAGCGCTCCGGCCGCGAGGCCTACGAGGCGGCGGAGCAGGCGTTGCGAGGCGGCGAGGTCCTGATCGTCGCGCCGCAGGGGACCATCCCGAGAGGGGAGTCGTTCTTCGATCCGGAGCTGAAGGGGAAGACGGGGGTGTCGCGCCTGGCCGCGGCGACGGGAGCCCCGGTCATACCTCTCGG includes:
- a CDS encoding HAD-IB family hydrolase; this encodes MRTAAIFDLDRTLLRTSSTPAINLALFSKGLVGRSSVPGQALFMRFYDVFGETLPSMAMARAAALAARGWSVAEVAEAAEEAAENLEGMVLPYVPGLIESHRSAGRVLVLATTTPFQLIEPFAKRLGFDAIVATRYESRPDSDGVARFTGNFDGGFVWAGGKLRAVRSWASAEGVDLRESYGYSDSFYDLPLLLAVGHPTAVNPDYRLHAAATVARWPVVHLDSPAGVPKILGAEPLDVVRTALQQVALPFARFDIAGTDHIPARGGVIVAANHRSYFDTAAYAMAVFKAGRNPRGLAKKELFDAPIIGELMKASGAICVDRKRSGREAYEAAEQALRGGEVLIVAPQGTIPRGESFFDPELKGKTGVSRLAAATGAPVIPLGVWGTEHVWPRSARLPNVANILRPPTVRVRVGPPVTGLTGTDFRADTQRIMEAITELLPPEARLRRIPTEDELARTYPPGRRGSKSGTG